From the genome of Trichosurus vulpecula isolate mTriVul1 chromosome 6, mTriVul1.pri, whole genome shotgun sequence:
GTGATGTTCCCCCTGTTCTAGTTCTCTCTTGCACTGATATTCACATAACTGAGTCACTAGTCTTTATCTTAGAGTCACTCAATACCTTTTGCCAATTTCTTGTCATCTTTACCTCTTACTTGTTAATCTTTATCATTATCCTAAAGATCCATTCTGCTGAAGGCCGCCAAAAAGCCTTCTCCACCTGTGCTTCCCATTTCAAAGCAGTGTCCATATTTTGTGGGACAATCATCTTAATGTACTTACAACCCAGCTCAAGCCATTCCATTAACACAGACAAAATGCCTTCAGTGTTCTATACCATGGCCATCCCCATGTTGAACCCTCTGTTCTATAGTCTGAGGAACAAAGAGGTCAAGAATGCTTTTATAAAGGCTGTGAGGGGACAACAACTTCAATTACATCATATTTTTCCTTAGAGAGAAAACCCAATCTGTACCTTTCTCACTCTGGGATCCAGCCTCCAAATCAGGCTACTTTTCTTATGCATTCGGAAGTGTAATccaatttttttcaaagacaaCACTATATTATAGAACGTGTCATAGATTTGGGATTAGGAAAGCCATGAATTCATATTGCCTTAGATACTTTCATGTTTTATAGATTGAAATAAGTCCCAATTTCAATTTCCTTATGATTAAAGCACCTTAATAGTATTCTCTACCTTATAAGATTGTTGTGTGGAATGAAAAATATGTGTGTGgtgtcttcttgttgttgttcagttgtgtctgattctttgtgacctcattttggggttttctttgcaaaaatactggaatggtttcccatttccttctctaactcatttcacagttgaggtaactgagcaaacatggttaagagacttgcccagggccacacagctagtaagtgattgaggCTCTATTTGAGTTATGAAGATGAcctctcttgattccaagcctagtgctctatctactgtgccacccaaaTGGCTTTCCACACACACATTTAAGTGCAATATAGCAATTGAACCAATATtcctagaaaggggaaaaaaacagctaCATAACATTTGCAGAGTTTCAAGAAGAAAGTCTGTGAGGTGCTTGGAAGATATAGCTTTGATGTGAATGGCATTACTAATTGACCAGCCCCTAAAGCAGAGATAAACCAGAAATACTTAAGCAAgtgctctccaggaaaaaaaagaaactgtattTGTGACATGCTTTGAAATTTAATCTATGTtatgattttctccatcactttctgatATATATTCTAGatcatcaacaaaacaataaattaagtccgatttgtagcatttacttaTTTCTACAGTCCAGGTGTTCATACTCAAGCTGTAATTATCTCTTTGTGAGTCACTTGGAAGTGGCTCCAGAATACCACCCTATTATGGCTACCTTTAGGAAGGAATATAAACCACAGGATGGGTCTAACGACCTGGAAAGACCTTTGGTCCTTTGGGAGAGACGTATTTCATTGAAATATCAGGGCAATATCCTGATGCCAACTTCAATATCAATTCCATTCTAGGTAATCGGTTCTTTTGGtgctttatctatttttcttcctgaatAGATGTTCTTGTgagagatttttttcaattttccatGGGATGAAATAAAGGCTAGCTGGATTTACTAAGCAGAATTATTTTATAATAGCTGGAGACCCATATTGACCACATTGGGAAAAACTTGGGAATATGCTACACTATCAGCATGGAAGTTGATTTTTCAGGAACAACTCTATTCAGGGTTAATGAGTTCACAacagagtgagagacagacatagacagaaaaagagagagacagagagtcagagagacacacagagacagagagaaagagagacagagacatagagacaaatacagagagagagacagagaaagagagagagaaacacacccacagagagagagagacagagagagagagagagagagagagagagagagagagagagcaatcaTTTTTGTACATTATCCAGAATTAAACATGGTCTGTGTGAGCTCAGACATCTCAATAGGGTGAGAGGGACTTTGAAATCGGTTACAGTTGCCCATCACGTTGAAGGCAATCAAGAATTTCACAGAGGAAGTAACTGAGGATCAACTATTTAGTAGGTCTTTGGTGTTTCTTCCCACCCCTTGACACTCCCCATTCTCTATTTGTGAATTTAATTGGGGGATGCTGAGATCAACTGGCACTAGGTAGGAAGGCATGGTTCTCCTCTAAAAGTACAGTGGGTATTAGGGGGCTACCACACATGGAAGAAAAATGCTAATGACATATACGACCATATTGAGAAAACATTTGTCCCAAATGATGAGGGTGATGTTACGGCTATCTTCTGTCCTTTTCagagttgttgttattcagttctTCAGTTGCATTCAACTCTATCTGACCCCATGGATATTGTAATtgaggtttacttggcaaagatgttgaagTGGTTTAACTTTTACTTCTTCAGtgtcttcccattttacagacgagaagcTAAGGCAAATACAGGCTAAGTGAATCGCCCAGTGTTACgtggctagtaaatgtttgaggatggattgtaactcaggtcttcttgactccagacccagtgacTCATCCACTATGTCCCTAGCTTCCCCTTTCAGAGTTCAACTGAAAATTTTCTTCAGTCCTGGTTGTCACATTTTGGAAAGGACATGGATACTTGCATCACGTAAAGGTGAGATTTACTGGAGATGATTCTATAcaaggaataattaaaaaaagatatacttATTTTGGTGAATGAAACTTTCAGTGTGTGTGGGTGAAGTATTTGAAGATGTGTctcatggaagagagattaggtcCATTCTGCTGGGCCGCAGAAGGCAGaactgggggaatggctgaaattTTCACAGGCACATTTTGACTTAAGGCAAGGAAAACATTTCCTAAAAAATGGAGCACTTCACAACTTGTGGCGTAACTTGAAAAATCCTTCACTGTGCATAATCAGTTGGGTTATCCATATATTGGGTGTGTTACAGAGAATATTAATTTACACTTTGGATTAGATTTGATGAGCTCTGAGAGGCCTCTGATTCTAAGATTGCATGGTTccttccctttatccctctcaAGAATTTCCCCtggaagggcagctagggggtacagtggatagagcaccatccctgaacctgagttaaaatgtatttgaccctggacaagtcatttaaccctgattgccttctcCCACCCCCCTGAAAATAATTCTTTCTGAACCTTTGGTGTTTGGCCTGTTGTTCACATAATATCACTGCTTCAAGATACCTGTAATGCTATTGGGACATATGAAATATACCATTTatgagctgtgtaaccctggacaattAACAAAGTCTCTAGTTGGCTTaggttctcatctgtaaaacaagaagacACTGGAGAAAGATAAGCCTGAAACCTTTATCCATGTTATTGCTGCTTTGATTCAATTGAATTTTATCAATGCGCAATTAGTACCTACCAAAAAGGGATGGAACAAGGACTTCAAACCTGTATTTCCATCTGAAATCCAATAATCTTTTCCCTACACAGCACTACATCTGTCATATCCAATGAtacattgatcctcacaacatagATATATGGAGCCGGGATTTTTATCCTAACTTTATAGGTGAACAGACTAAAACTTTGAAAAATTCGGTGTCTTTCCTGGGGCCTCACAATGAGGAAATGCATGATTAGAAACTAGGCTTGACTTCCACATCAAgggctctttctttttctcctaacaCTGAATAAGATTAATCAAGAAGCACAACCAAGAAAATGGTGTCCTGGAAGACTTCAGTGTGGTCCCTATGGTCAGAGCAGAGTTTAATGGCATATTTTGTATATGGTGACTGTAGACCCACAAGTTGTCTCTAAGGAAAAACAATTTCTTAAGATTTGCTGTACTCCAAGGTTTGTAGGAGGATCCTGCTTAACTTAAGATATCAGCTATACATTTCCCGTATTTATCTATATTGGGACTCATTGACATGAGACCAACCCGGAGACAATAATCCCTGGAGTCACTTACTCATTCATGTGCTTTGCATTGCTGGTCCTGAGACTGAGCAGGAAGGAAAGTCCCTAATTCTGCTTCCATCCTTGCTGCGGCAGTGACTAGGGATAACCTCTCCTGGTttaagtcctttggaatagtTGGCATCAGGGACTTTGGAAAAGGTTCTTGAAAAGCATGAAGTACATAGTAAGAGTGGGACTTCAAACCCAAGATGCTCGTGTGAAGGTGCCTGGCCAACTCTCCCCTTTGCTGTCCCATGTACTTATGTCCACATGCCAGATAGGTTCTGGGTGGTATAATATAAGTCTAAGGGGCTCATGTAGAGAGCAGTACTGCAAAATGGGAAAAGtgatggatgtggagtcagaaagagctgccTGAaacagttgtggtatatgattgtgatggaatactactgtgctataagaaatgatgaactcaatgatcttTCTTCCAAAAATGTGGCAAGACTTACACAAagtaataaagagtgaaatgtgCAGAACAGGAAGAATATTGtgtacaataatagcaatatttgtaaaatgactaTGCAAGTAAGTAATGTGACTACTATAAATACTCATATTGACTAAAAAGGACAAATGAAGGAATatgctatccgcatccagagaaagaaatgataaaaggaccATATATACAATAactttacatgtatacatacatatgcctaATTATGGCCATtcaagtggagaaaaaaaaagaattacagggTAACTTCAtggtatatatatttatttatttattattttatgaaaaataatttatttaattttagtttagtttatttatatttaggtacaacattcagttccacaagttttgagaaccaaattttctcctccttctctcttctcctctctgctctaattcctcccccctccctaaaatggcatgcaatctgaaaaagcctctacatatacatttccaattaaacatattttctcattaCCCATGTTggaaagaattataatcaatggaatgaaccatgagaaaaaagaaaaaaaatgaaacaaaaaagagagagagggaaaagtatACCTCAGTGTGCATTCatactctgaaattctttctctgtatgtggatagcattttccatcacgagctTTTAtctttcacttattcattcattcatttatttgtttgtttgcttgtctatttatttacttatttaatatatttagttttcagcattgattttcacaagagcttgaattacgaattttctccccatttctaccctcccatcaACTCCAATAcattctgattgtcctgttccccagtcagtgctcccttctgtcacctcactcaccccatcccattttcccttactttcttgtagggcaagttagatgtttatgccccattacctctgtatcttatttcctagttgcatgcaaaaacttatatatatatatatatatatatatatatatatatatatatatatatatatatatatatatgtatgtatatatatatatattttttttatttttactgtaaCAAATGTTTTCATTTCGCTTTTTATTTGCACTCTAATTTCATTATTTACTCCCGTGCcataagcttttgtttcttcagtttcttctgggaTATCTTTTTGTTTTGAGCAACCTCCTCTTCTGGTttaggaacaatttgttccttttcagtgAGTATCATCTCAATATGGCAAGGAGAACTCATGTATGGGTTGATTCGACCATGAGCCCTGTAAGTACGCCATCGCATTTTGGGAGCCTTGTTAACCTGGATATGCTCAATGACAAGAGAATCCAcatccaaacccttcagttcTGCATTACTCTCTGCATTTTTAAGCATATGCAACAAGAATTCAGCACTCTTTTTGGGCCAGCGACCCTGTGTCCAACCCCACTGCTTAGCCTGGGCACACCTGCCAACTCCACCATTATACCGACGGAAGGGAACACATTGTTTCTTCAATGtgacatctttcaaatacttggtaGCTTTTCGGATATGCATGCCCTTGATAGCTTGGGCTGTTTCACGGGTGTTATTGAAGTGGACCCGGAGATTTGAACCCCTTGACTTGCATGATTTTGTGGGGTTCTCTGGATCAAGAGAGTACCTCACCATTTTAAATGATTACCTAGGACGTCTCAAGGGAAGAGGActatatttttttttgaacaactaTTTTTAAacctctgagttccaaattctctccccttttccctccccacccaccctccctaagaagtcaagcaattcaacacaggccacatgtgtatcattatgcaaaaccattccacaatgctcatgttgtgaaagactaattatattttgctccatcctattctatcccccattatccaattttctccctttaggctgtcccttttcaaaagtgtttgcttttgattacctcctccccctatctgccctcccttatattgccccccccttttatctccttcctctttctttcatatggggtaagatatccaattgagtgtgtatgttacttcctcctcaggtcaactccaatgagagcaagattcactcattccccctcacctgccccctcttccctcccaacagaactgttATTTCATCCCTTTCTCCATTTATCAACagagtcctctctcatcccttaatttgactttatttttttagatctcatcccttcatattcaactcaccctgtgcctctgtctcctttagcaagtcatggactcgtttttcatggttttctcacatcattctcatttctcttcccaatttttgctccgCTTCtccaacctgcttttccaaatcctttttgaactcttccatggcctgataccacttcatgtttttattagaggctttttatgtaggctctttgactttgttgacttcttctagctgtatgttttagtcttctttgttgccaaagaaagattccaaagtctgagtctgaatctgagtccattttttcctgcctggtcatgttcccagccaactgcttgacccttgagtttttcatttgggtataactgcttgtagagtagaaaatactttgttccaagcttgaggggctgcgctgttgttttcagagctatttatcaaagcaagctttgccacagcagcactcctcctcccccaagaaccaaccTGggcctgactcagatcttaagcaggctctgcactcctgctctgatctaccacttaattcctcccaccaggtgggtctgggactagaagcaactgcagctgtaggtctgtagctgcaccacctctgccgccccaggtgtggtggccaaactgagaactcctttcactctgtccgctgcagctttccccactacCTTTCTCcattgtgtttggtgtttgtgggttgagaaatccgGTAACTGACACAACTCACTGATCCTGGCCGCTAGGgactgctctgcctggctcctggtctagttggtctgaGTGGAGCCCATGCTGGGatctgctcctctccactcccagctctgggtGTGACAGACCTTACCAAGcaaccatcaaggctgtcctgggctgaagccctgcttccctctgctttttcacaggttctgcagttctagactttgttcagagccatttttatcattctttggaGTATCCTAGGGGAGAACCCTAGgtaaatccctgctttccagccgccatctgaattttataattataattgaaTAATATGCATATTCTTATGAAATTTGGGGGCAAAATTTATCAACAAAACCTATTAGAATAATGCAAAGTTAGACACACACCTccacaaacacacatatttacatacagaTTCTGAACGTGGTTATGTGAGTTAGAATGAAGTCCAAGTTCTGGGATGGAACACATAGGGCAGGAGGTAGCACGAGTGTAAAATATTGCACATTtccacccagcaataccagttctaCGGTTGTATggcaaagagatcacacaagtggaaaagggacCCTTGTGTACaaagaatatttatagctgctctttttgtggtaacaaggaattggaaatcaaggtgatgcccttcaattggtgaatggctaaacaagttgtggtatatgaaagcaatgtaatactattgtgctataagaaacggggaagatatggactttgtaataacctggaaagacctacgtaatacaatgctgagtgagcagagcagaacaaggagaacgttgtacacaatcacaaatatattgattctgtgttgactaaccttgatagacttggctcttcttagcaatacaaggttgaaagacaactccaaaggactcatgatcaaAAGCTATACCTACCTATGGAAAAAAAACTATGGAATCTGagtgaagattgaggcaaactattttctctctctcttttctttttttggttttgtttcttatttttcatgattcattccattcttcataattcttcttcacaacttgacaattgtgtaaataagtttaatgtgaagatatatatatatgtatatatatatatatatatatatatatatatacacatgtgtgtgtgtgtgtgtgtgtgtgtgtgtgtgtgtgatatcagattccatgccatcatgggggcagaggagaggggaaggaggagaagaaaatccaGACCTGAAATATATGCAAaactgagtgttgtgaactaaacaaaatatcttaattaaaaaaaatacattgttaatttcattgaagaatttcatcttcttagatttAATTGGAAGGTCTGGCCTGCTGGGATATTTTTGAATCTTGAATAGATCGGTCAGTGTATTGGTTGTCTCTCTTGGATTTTTGCCATCTGCTAAATTGATAAGGATGCCAATGTTGGTTTGTACAAGTAGGAGATAAATCAGTTTAATTCACATTAATTTATTAGGCCACTATTTTAATTAAGACCTGGTGAAGATTCTGGGTATATCAAGACAAAAAGCATGTAGTGTCTGTGGAtgagaaaacaaattttattgggagaaaataaatatacacatgtaggcgaacataaaatatatagattGCAAttaaaagttggttttgcattgTGGGGGAAATACAACAGGCAGAGGCTCAGGAGAAAACATCTTCCAAGTTGATGATGAGCCATTATTGAATATTTCTTGAAtctaagtattaaaaaaaattcttaatttgcCACTGTATGCTCTTTACTgtaggtttatttatttatttatttatttatttatttatttatttatttatttatttattttgcatcttgTCCTCAAGAACAGCAGAGGGGCCTTGTCAAAGACTCTACTTTAACCATGACAAATGATTTCTTCAACATTCCTCTAGTTACCAGTGAACTTGAACCTAGGATGAGATGGAGTTTAGGATGATATGTAAATTAGGAGCTCTGAGtagattttcaaaaaagaatatcaataatATTCAGCAAAATAAGaatgtttataatttataaattatggtCTTATCAAAGGTAATTAGAATTAGAGCATGCAAATAAGCTTATTTGGGTGttaaaatgaagaaatcacaGTACATctgggataagtgacttgtctaatatTTCATAGTGATCACCAATTCTATCCCACATCTTCTAACGCcaagttcagtgatttttttcactACCTCATTTTGAGAAGATCTTTTCAATAATCCAAATCTATTTCATATTCAGTATCATGTTTGATCTTGATGAAAACCTTTTGATTGTTTTCAGGTCTGAGATTATTACACCCATTTCAAAGAAGACTAAATTGAGACTTGGAGATGTTCAGTCACTTGGCCCATGTCACCTAGCTAAGAGATGGGAGAAGCAGGACTAGAAACCAACTTTTGTCAATGGCATTATCCAGGTCCCTTTCTACCTCATTTTGCTAACAagaatttaagaattacaaaGTACCCATGAGATAATGTTTTCCCCCATGGTCAGAGCAGAATTTAATGGTTTGTTTTGTTCCTGAGTTGGCAGCAGAGCAGCCAGGTATCTCCAAGGTAGCACCATCTGCCAACAGCTTCAGGGCTTCCATATTTGCATAAAGCCCTCATCCCTTATTTCAGCTGCCAGCATTGAAACATTCCACTACAGGGCTCAATGCTGGGGACTGAGCTCTTGGGTCAAATTTCCGGAAACATTGACAAACTCATCTAGTTTCTTTTCTGCTTCCTAACACTTAACTGAATGGAGGGTGGCAGTTGACATTACTACCTCTCCTGCCATCCATGCCACAACAATGGCCAGGAGTGCCTAGTGACTGCCATTTGGAAGCTTTGAACTCTTTGCTCCAGTGACTAGCAAAGAGTTTCCCCAATATGATTATGCGTCCTAGGCTTGGGACTTCAAGGCGACACCCTGAATATAAACTTCTGTGTCAAATCTCCTTTTTGGTATCTTGGCAACCTTTCTCTATATCAAGGTAGCTAAGTTCTGGGATATCCAATCCCAAGACTGCAGTGCAGTGTAGACACCAAAGTGGTATAGTGGAAACATGGCTGGACATGGAAAGGAAGACCTGCATAAAACACTTCTGTATTTCAGAGAGTGATTCACTTTccccatgggtaagtcacttgacttccatTCCCTTTTTCATAAACTATGCATAATTATACTTGTGGTACCTATTTCATATGACTGTCTTAGGCCTCAAATGAGATGGTGGAGGAAAATTGTGTCTAAATATCCAAAGGTCTCTATAAATAGCAGTTATTATCCAGTACCTGCAGCTTTTTGAGCTCATCATTCTGCAGCAACTGTAGGAGCCATTTGATGGGTGGGTGAATGTGGAGTTCAAATGAGCATTTATATTAATAATGTTGATTAGGGGTATACTGTGCACCTGGCAAGGCAGTAAGACTTTAGGAAGTGGTTTGATAAGAATATATGGGTGTGATAGAGTGCTTCTCCAGAATggtaatagttcacatttatatgacATTTGGAAAGAGCTTCATATTGATTTTCCCATTAGAATCTCCCACCAACTGTTTGAGATAAAGCCCATTATTGTTATGTCCTCCCCCCTTGTACAGATAAGAAACCTGAGGCTGATTgacttaagtgatttgtctacacacatatacaatcaaTAAGGgtgtgaggtgggatttaaatccacatcttcttgactcaaTGGTCAAAGCTGTCTCCACTacaagaagtgagtcaagggatggcctctttaattaagaaaaaagaatgacCCTCCCAAGCCTAATGTGCATTACTGATAATTGCTAGCTTTCATCTCTTTGTCTATGTCAAACTTTAGGATGATTAATTACTTTTCCTCTACTATTGTAACATTCCCATTTATTTTCATCCTATCTAGTAATTTCTCATGCTTCATGAGAATGAAATGCAGGATAGAATTTTGTCATATTTGTTCCTTTGCTTGGcactttttttttagattacaaagtgctttattcaCTACAACCCTTTCAGGAAGATAGTGTatgtattattatctcaatttttaaaaatgggaaagtaAGACTTAGAGTATTTATGTGATTAGcccataaacttttttttctttttttatttatttcttatatttagttttcagcattgattttcacaagagtttg
Proteins encoded in this window:
- the LOC118853662 gene encoding 60S ribosomal protein L17-like, whose product is MVRYSLDPENPTKSCKSRGSNLRVHFNNTRETAQAIKGMHIRKATKYLKDVTLKKQCVPFRRYNGGVGRCAQAKQWGWTQGRWPKKSAEFLLHMLKNAESNAELKGLDVDSLVIEHIQVNKAPKMRWRTYRAHGRINPYMSSPCHIEMILTEKEQIVPKPEEEVAQNKKISQKKLKKQKLMARE